CATACTCTTTATAATATATTTATCCTTTCATTTTTGTTATCATTTTTCATAACTCTTCTGCATAATTAGCCTTTCCATTACTGTCCTTCCTTATTCTTTTCTCAAGGTTTACAGGATTTACGCTATCCTTGGTTTATAAAACAGAATAAAAGGCATTTTTCCGTTTCATAGCGTTAATAGCAATATTGAAAACAATTTATATTTCAACGACTATGTCATAATAATCTAAAATAAGTTCCCAGAATTATCATCTCATTTCTATGCATAAAAATCTGTAATTCCATATTCCTCCACCTTTAAATTTTCTATTGCAAGATAAAAATAATTATTTTATTCGTATTATTTGCTATGAAATGCAACATCCGTGAAAGGAGAAATGGCAGTAAACTGTGATGAAAGAGCCGTGACAGCGTGACGCGTGACGGAGTGAGGACAGGAATAGGATAAGATCCCCGATAAGATCACTCGGGGATGACAGCTTTAAAGAGGAGTGAGTAGGTGAGTTAAGAGCAGTGAGTAGGTGAATAGGTGAGTAGGTGAGTTAAGAGCAGTGAGTAGGTGAGTTAAGAGCAGTGAGTAGGTGAATAAGTGAGTAGGTGACATAGATGCCTGCGAAATTATTAATTTGTGAATTTAATATTTAATATATTATTACTATGTTAAATGATTATTATTAGATATCTCATTTAAAATTTATTACCCTCAAATCAATTACAATATGGAAATAGATGGAAAAGTATTTCAGGTGGATGGTGACGGATTTTTATCAGACCCCCTTATCTGGAATGAAGAAGTGGCAAAATTATTTGCTAAGTATGACGGAATCGGAGAGCTGACCGAAAAACACTGGGCAATTGTAAATTTTATACGCAAAAATTGGGAAGAAAAAGGTATGGCACCAATGATTCGGTCTATTTGTCAGGTAACAGGCGTCAGGTTGAAAGAAATATATGAGTTGTTTCCCCTTGGTCCTGCTCGCGGTGCATGCCGGGTTGCAGGTTTACCAAAACCTGATGGATGTGTTTAGAAAAATTGAATTAATATGACTTTATATAAAGCAATTTCACTTTCAGCATTTCTGATTTGTCTTATAGTATTGAGCTATCATTTTTTAAGGCTAATCAGACTTGGCTCACCGAAAGATTATTCTGCTAAAAGAGGCAACCTTAATGCTGCAATAGGTTATTCTTTTACGGGAGCAATGAACCCGTTAAAAAAAGAGTCTGCATTTTTACATTTACCGACATATACAGCAGGTCTTCTGTATCATACGGGTACTTTTGTATGTTTTGCTCTTTACTTATTGTTACTTTTTGATATCGGTTTTACAAATACAATACAATGGATTTTAGTATGTTTTTTAGCTGCATCAAGTCTGAGCGGTTTGGGTATATTTGTGAAACGAATTGTATTAGGAAAACTAAGAAATCTTTCTAATCCTGACGACTACGTATCAAATTTGATAGTTACGGGTTTTCAGATATTGACTCTGATTGTGCTTGTGGAAGAATCTTTTTCACCTTACTATTTTATATGCATCAGTTTATTGTTTCTATATCTGCCTCTTGGAAAGCTTAAGCATTCATTGTATTTTTTTGCTGCGCGTTATCATCTTGGATTTTTCTATGGATGGCGGGGAATCTGGCCATTAAAAAGCAGGGGGCATATCGGATGAAAAATATAAATGAAAAAAGAGATGAAGCTCTTAAGGTTTTTTCAGAAAAACAAGACAGTAAACTTATTTCATACCTTAACAGCTGCGTTCATTGCGGGCTGTGTGCGGAGAGTTGTTTATATTATCTCGCGACAAAAGAAGAGAAATACATTCCCGCTCACAAGGTAGAACTAATCTCTTCCCTTTACAGGCGTTATTGTACATTTACGGGAAAACACTTTCCCGGGCTTACGGGTGCGAGGGAGTTAGATGAAGCAATGACCGAAGAAATGACAGACCAGTTGTTCGGTTCGTGTACATTATGCGGACGATGCACTAAGCATTGTTCTATAGGCATTGATATTGCCTACCTCGTAAGACAGGGAAGAGGAATGCTTTCAGCGATGGACCTTGTTCCCGCGTCACTGCAATCGACGGTTAATGCTGCGATTAACTCGGGTAATAATATGTCTATTCCGACAGAAGAATTCACTGATACATTATCGTGGTTAGAAGATGAACTTAAAGCCGAGGTGGACGACCCACAGGCTTCAATACCGCTTAATGTACCTGATGTTAATGTACTTTATACACTAAATCCGCGCGAGCCGAAATTTTTCCCGCTTTCAATTACAGCGATGGCAAAGATATTCTATGCGGCAAAAGAAAGCTGGACGCTGTCAACTGCAATGTATGACGTTACAAACTACGCTTATTTTACGTCCAACCCTGATGAGGCAAAAACAATTTCCCAAAGATTATATGACGAAGTGCTGAAATTAAATGCAAATCGTTGTGTGCTTGCTGAATGCGGTCACGGTTCAAGAGCGTTCCGCTGGGAAGGACCAAATTATATTCAAAAGTCATATCCTTTTGATGTACTCACTTCAGTTGAGTTAATTGCAGAATATATACAAAATGGGAAGATAAAACTTGACAAAGAAATGAATAAGGAGATAATAACGCTTCACGATCCGTGTAATTTAGTGAGGGAAGGCGGCATTATCGAACAGCAGCGATACATTCTGAAACATGCAGCCAGCAGGTTTATTGAAATGACTCCGAGCGGCACAGAAAATTTTTGCTGCGGAGGAGGGGGAGGCCAGCTTGCAATGAGTGAATATAATGAGCGGCGAATGAAAATTGCAGAGATAAAAGCAGAGCAGATACGTAAAACGGGGGCATCAGTTGTAGTAACGCCCTGTCATAATTGTGTTGACCAGCTGATGCAGATTGAAAATAAGTTTAAGCTTGGGGTGCAGGTAAAAACCCTTTCTGAAATTGTTGCAGACGCAATTGTTCTTGAAAAATAAAAATTAAAACGTAAATCATATAAAAGCTAAATTACTATTATGAATAAAATAATATATCTCGATAATTCCGCAACAACATATCCTAAACCTGACAGTGTGTATAAATTCATGGATAGTTTTTACAGGGAAAATGGAGTCAGCCCCGGAAGGTCAGGATTTGACGATGCCATTAAAGCCGAAGAGATGGTAATGGGCACACGTAAACTATTGACTGATTTCTTCAATGCCGGAAGCGATGTAAACAGGTTAACTTTCAGTTATAACGCAAGTGATTCTCTTAATATGATAATTCAGGGATTAGCAATGCAGGGAGACCACGTTATAACTACAATGCTTGAACATAATTCTGTCCTGCGTCCTTTACATCATCTGGAAATTGACGGACTCATTAAGGTTACTCACATCACGTTCGATGAACAAGGATATATTAATCCTGACGATATTAAGAAAGCAATACTTAAAAACACGAAGATGGTGGTGGTAAATCACTGCTCGAATGTTATCGGAACAATTCAGCCGATTGCTGAAATTGGCAAGATATGCAAAGAAGCCGGTGTATTACTGATAGTAGATACGACTCAAAGTGCGGGTGCTATACCAATCGACATGCAAGCCATGGGAATCGACGTTGTAGTTTTTACAGGGCATAAATGTCTTATGGGTCCTACGGGGATAGGTGGTTCATACGTAATGGAAAATGTACCTGTGAAATGTACACGATTTGGAGGTACGGGTGTCCGTTCCGCACAGAAGACACATCTTGAAGAATTTCCATACCGTCTTGAGTGCGGTACACTAAATCTTCTTGGTGTAGCAGGATTGAATGCAGGAGTAAATTGGATTCTTTCTAACGGTATAGAATCTGTGCATAACAAAGAAATGATTTTGTGGAAAAAACTCAGGGATGGGATACAAAATACTGAAAATGTTATAACATACTGTGCCGATAGTAATGAAAATCGTAATCCGGTACTTTGTTTTAATGTAAAGGGTTTTGAAGCAGCAGACGTAGGTACAATACTTGATGTTGACTATAATATTGCCTGCCGTACAGGTTTACATTGTGCGCCGAATGTTCATAAAGTTTTAGGAACTGATAAAATTCATGGAACTGTCCGTTTAAGTATCGGTCCTTTTAGTACTGAAGAACATATCGATACAGCTGTTAATGCCGTAAAAGAGATAGCTGTATTAAGAAAATAATATAAAGAGATTTTTTGTATAAAAAACAAAGCCCTGATACATATCAGGGCTTTTTGTTTAACCTAAATTTATTTTTAATCACTTCACTATTAACATCTTCCTTGCTTCTTTGAAAACCTTGCCTGTTCCTAAGTCTTTAGTTTCGAGAGTGTAGAAATACACACCGCTGCTGAGGTTCTCGCCGTTGAAAGGGGAGTAGTAAACGCCAGGGTTCATGTTTTCATTTAAAAGGTTTGATACGTTTCGGCCGTTGATGTCATAAATCTTTAAAGAAACAAAGGATGCATTCGGTATGCTGAATTTTATCTTAGTCAACGGATTAAACGGATTTGGATAGTTCTGGTACAGTTCGGGACTTAAAGCCATTTCTTCTCCTGCCGAGCCGACATTTGTTAAAAGCCATTGATTGTATAAAACCTGAAGTGAATCAATCGGGTCTTTGCTGCCTGTGGTGTTTCCCACAACGAGCTCAAGATATTGCGTACCGACGGTATCTCCCTGCTTTCTGATTCTTAAAAAGGATGATATCGAAGATTTGTTCGAGCCGGTGCATCTTGTATCGGCTCCCACAACCTTCGCACCCTGAAGTGCTGCCATCAGCTTATCCGCAAGCGTTCCTGTCTGACGAAGAAATCGTGCTTCCATCGAATCGAGTATATGCTTTCCGAGAAGAATATTTCCCTGAATTGAATATGTCGGACCTGTTATGTGATTTTTATAATTAGTGCAGTTAACGCCTGTATAATTCGCAACTCTTCCTCCGCCTACGAGGTCAACGAATCCGTATTGCCTTACAGTTGGGTTTCCATCCTGCAGCACGACAGAGTCTCTGATTTGCTGAGGCGAATATCCGAGCAGCATTAATCTTTTTGCATTGTTATAATTCGTTTGAGTCCATGATGCCTGAACGTGAGCAACACCCCAGTTGGGACGCACATAGCTTAGTATAAGGCAGTTCGCTATGCAGGACGCACCGGCGCTTCCGACCTCTCCCGTGACGGGGTCAACAGCACAGATTGAGAATGTGGAGTTTGCAATTTCTATGTTTGTTGCAAGAAATGTGATAATTAAAAGCAGTACAGAAAGTTTTTTCATATGTTAATTATAAAATTTATAATTGATAACAAAATAGTAATATCAATAAAAGAATGAAACACCTATAAATTAGAGAATGTAGAAGTAAGGGATTAAATATTGAAACACTTAGTACTCGGCGCAGACTTTGGATAAAAACAAAATAGAGTAATAAAGGATAGAGATTTTTAACGCAGAGTCCGCAGAGAAGAGCAATGAACGCAGAGAGAACATAGAAAATTAAAATGTTTTTCTTAGTGACTTTTGTGTTTTAGTGGTGAAAATAATCTTCAATAAAATATCTTTTCAAGAAAAAGACCTGATGGGGGAGCAGTGTAAATCGCAAGCCCATCGGTATAGTTTTTTAGAAATCCTTTTATATCATTTTCGTTCATATTCCCTCTGCCGACCTCCACCAAAACTCCCACAAGGCGTCTTACCATTTTCCATAGGAAGTGAGATGATTTAATTCTTATATAAATCTTATCCGTATCTTCAGTTATGTTCACGAATTCAACATTTACTTTAGTTGATTTATCCTCTTCACTCTTTTCGCAAAACGACCCGAAGTCGTGCATTCCTTCAAAGAGCTTGCCAGCTTCTGACATCTTTTTCACGTTCAGCTTGTCCTTCACCCACCAGACAAAACGCTTTTCAAATGCTGTCCGCCTTTTTGATATTACATAAATGTACTGTCTTGCTTCAGCCGAATGACGCGCATGAAACCTATTATGCGTTTTCTCGACTTCAAGTATATTTATATCCGATGGAAGTATATCGTTCAGTTTCATCTTGATTATCTCAGGACCAAGCATCGTTTCGCATTCAAGGTGTGCGACCTGTTCACGTGCATGAACCCCTCTGTCAGTTCTTCCCGAGCCCTGCAAGTCAATGAACCTGCTTTCGCCCTTAGACTTTTTAAAAATGGTTTTCACTGCATCAATCAGAGTACCCTGAACGGTTTTTGCATTTTTTTGCTGCTGCCAGCCTGCGTAGTTCGTGCCGTTGTATTCGAGATATATTTTAAACTTCATGTCTGCAATTTATTTGGAATAGATGGTAAGAGCAAGAGATTAAGAACAGTAAGCAGTGAGTTGTGAATTGTGAATAGCTGGAAAAATTGAAATAACATAAGAACTGCGAACTGTAAATAATAAAGAGAAGAAATTGATTTATTGCTAAGAGATTAAGAAAATTCACCACCAAAACACTAAAAAAGCAAGAGAATTTTACCGTTGATGCCGCAAAGAAAGCAGAGAAGTATTTATTTCTAAGAGCTAAGGATATTTCAAAACCAAAGCACAAAAAGAACAAGAGAATTTTACCGCTGAGGCCGCAAAGAACGCAGAGAAGTATTTATTGCTAAGAGCTATAGATATTTCACCACCAAAGCACAAAAAGAGCAAGAGAATTTTACCGCAGAGTAGAAGAAATATTCTACTAAAACGTAATGTTTGCTATAGATTTTTATTCTAAAATTACGGAAATTGATTCAAAAATATAAATATTATGGAACTGACTTATTCTTCATACCTGAAAATTGATGAGCTAATCAGCCTTCAGAAACTGCACTCTGAGAGGGAAGAGCATGATGAGATGCTTTTTATCATTATTCATCAGGCTTATGAACTCTGGTTTAAACAGATAATTCATGAACTCGATTACCTTAACAAAAAACTGGGAGAGGGAGATATCAACACGG
The window above is part of the Ignavibacteria bacterium genome. Proteins encoded here:
- a CDS encoding TusE/DsrC/DsvC family sulfur relay protein yields the protein MEIDGKVFQVDGDGFLSDPLIWNEEVAKLFAKYDGIGELTEKHWAIVNFIRKNWEEKGMAPMIRSICQVTGVRLKEIYELFPLGPARGACRVAGLPKPDGCV
- a CDS encoding (Fe-S)-binding protein gives rise to the protein MKNINEKRDEALKVFSEKQDSKLISYLNSCVHCGLCAESCLYYLATKEEKYIPAHKVELISSLYRRYCTFTGKHFPGLTGARELDEAMTEEMTDQLFGSCTLCGRCTKHCSIGIDIAYLVRQGRGMLSAMDLVPASLQSTVNAAINSGNNMSIPTEEFTDTLSWLEDELKAEVDDPQASIPLNVPDVNVLYTLNPREPKFFPLSITAMAKIFYAAKESWTLSTAMYDVTNYAYFTSNPDEAKTISQRLYDEVLKLNANRCVLAECGHGSRAFRWEGPNYIQKSYPFDVLTSVELIAEYIQNGKIKLDKEMNKEIITLHDPCNLVREGGIIEQQRYILKHAASRFIEMTPSGTENFCCGGGGGQLAMSEYNERRMKIAEIKAEQIRKTGASVVVTPCHNCVDQLMQIENKFKLGVQVKTLSEIVADAIVLEK
- a CDS encoding aminotransferase class V-fold PLP-dependent enzyme codes for the protein MNKIIYLDNSATTYPKPDSVYKFMDSFYRENGVSPGRSGFDDAIKAEEMVMGTRKLLTDFFNAGSDVNRLTFSYNASDSLNMIIQGLAMQGDHVITTMLEHNSVLRPLHHLEIDGLIKVTHITFDEQGYINPDDIKKAILKNTKMVVVNHCSNVIGTIQPIAEIGKICKEAGVLLIVDTTQSAGAIPIDMQAMGIDVVVFTGHKCLMGPTGIGGSYVMENVPVKCTRFGGTGVRSAQKTHLEEFPYRLECGTLNLLGVAGLNAGVNWILSNGIESVHNKEMILWKKLRDGIQNTENVITYCADSNENRNPVLCFNVKGFEAADVGTILDVDYNIACRTGLHCAPNVHKVLGTDKIHGTVRLSIGPFSTEEHIDTAVNAVKEIAVLRK
- a CDS encoding DUF1028 domain-containing protein is translated as MKKLSVLLLIITFLATNIEIANSTFSICAVDPVTGEVGSAGASCIANCLILSYVRPNWGVAHVQASWTQTNYNNAKRLMLLGYSPQQIRDSVVLQDGNPTVRQYGFVDLVGGGRVANYTGVNCTNYKNHITGPTYSIQGNILLGKHILDSMEARFLRQTGTLADKLMAALQGAKVVGADTRCTGSNKSSISSFLRIRKQGDTVGTQYLELVVGNTTGSKDPIDSLQVLYNQWLLTNVGSAGEEMALSPELYQNYPNPFNPLTKIKFSIPNASFVSLKIYDINGRNVSNLLNENMNPGVYYSPFNGENLSSGVYFYTLETKDLGTGKVFKEARKMLIVK
- the truA gene encoding tRNA pseudouridine(38-40) synthase TruA, translated to MKFKIYLEYNGTNYAGWQQQKNAKTVQGTLIDAVKTIFKKSKGESRFIDLQGSGRTDRGVHAREQVAHLECETMLGPEIIKMKLNDILPSDINILEVEKTHNRFHARHSAEARQYIYVISKRRTAFEKRFVWWVKDKLNVKKMSEAGKLFEGMHDFGSFCEKSEEDKSTKVNVEFVNITEDTDKIYIRIKSSHFLWKMVRRLVGVLVEVGRGNMNENDIKGFLKNYTDGLAIYTAPPSGLFLEKIFY